In Choloepus didactylus isolate mChoDid1 chromosome 18, mChoDid1.pri, whole genome shotgun sequence, a single genomic region encodes these proteins:
- the LOC119514793 gene encoding angiotensin-converting enzyme-like protein Ace3, whose amino-acid sequence MVVAAGRRISPTFSKSGPVSPWHLRNQRLPTPTEGLPPSTPSGLPPFLPTAGRLLHPHPGSDKSSHSSAVLLVMGTRWTHPGPSLLVLLCYGQLLPWLRTDGAQSADNFYNESTAKAFLKYYDQTAQIVWNQFMEATWNYVTNITKKNRGQMLLKDMERSKHMLYFGTRARMFNISKLQDPAVKRMLSKLQDIDKAALPEDELREYNRLLAYMETTYSMGQACLKEGPCLPLEPDLEELMATSRDEKELAWAWQSWRDAVGRQLRNTFESYVQLSNKAAQINGYQDMGALWRSRYESDKLVEVLEQLYQELKPLYLNLHAYVRRTLYSFYGPEVIDLKGPIPAHLLGNMWAQSWVNILDLALPFPKKPLEDITKIMKIQHWKTDKMFHEAEKFFSSLGMLATPLEFWNSSMLEKPTDGREVVCQSSAWDFYNGKDFRIKKCTEVTIEDLLSIFHQMGHIQYFLQYKNLSMIFRAGANPAFEEAVGSVITLSVSSHKHLVNRGLLSIQNQDAEDEVNYLMGIALDKIAFIPFGYLVDVFRWKVFDGTIHRELYNQEWWNLRLKYQGLCPPVPRTEDDFDPGAKYHVAAGVPYIRYFLSLVLQFQFHEALCKASGHEGPLHRCNIYNSKIAGKMLGDALKLGSSKPWPEVLKNLTGQSEMSTKAFVSYFKPLTNWLVTENVRRGETLGWPDFSCSFEEKEKNRVAFLGQEVERNQANTGQWLLLVLSIILSLVVLMLAYRLYSQSQMSLPPESQASFLGIPMEAHKAIQGQWLLLGLCLILLLSSISLTIRVSTQHKKEPQLETAEWWSLE is encoded by the exons GCTCACACAGCTCTGCTGTTCTCTTGGTCATGGGCACAAGATGGACTCACCCTGGACCTTCCCTACTTGTGCTCCTCTGTTATGGTCAGCTCTTGCCATGGCTCAGGACCGATGGTGCTCAGAGCGCAG ATAACTTCTACAATGAGAGCACGGCAAAGGCATTCCTGAAGTATTATGATCAAACAGCCCAGATTGTGTGGAACCAATTCATGGAGGCCACGTGGAACTATGTCACCAACATCACCAAGAAAAACCGGGGGCAGATG CTGCTTAAGGACATGGAGAGATCCAAGCACATGCTGTACTTTGGCACCCGAGCCCGTATGTTTAACATCTCCAAACTCCAGGACCCGGCCGTGAAGCGCATGCTGAGTAAGCTGCAGGACATAGACAAGGCAGCCCTGCCTGAGGACGAGCTCCGGGAG TACAATAGGCTCCTGGCCTACATGGAGACAACGTACAGTATGGGCCAGGCCTGCCTGAAGGAGGGGCCCTGCCTGCCCCTGGAACCCG ACCTTGAAGAACTGATGGCCACCTCCAGGGACGAGAAGGAGCTGGCATGGGCGTGGCAGAGCTGGCGGGATGCCGTGGGCCGCCAGCTCCGCAACACCTTCGAGAGCTATGTGCAGCTCAGCAACAAGGCCGCTCAGATCAACG GTTACCAAGACATGGGGGCCTTGTGGCGCTCAAGGTATGAGTCTGATAAACTGGTGGAAGTCCTGGAGCAACTCTACCAAGAACTGAAGCCACTGTACCTGAACCTGCACGCCTACGTGCGTCGCACCCTGTACAGCTTCTATGGGCCCGAGGTCATCGACCTGAAGGGGCCCATCCCAGCCCACCTCCTGG GAAACATGTGGGCTCAGTCCTGGGTCAACATCTTAGACCTGGCCTTGCCCTTCCCAAAGAAGCCCCTCGAGGACATCACGAAGATCATGAAAATCCAG cacTGGAAGACCGACAAAATGTTCCATGAGGCTGAAAAGTTCTTCTCCTCTCTGGGGATGCTGGCTACCCCACTCGAGTTCTGGAACAGTTCGATGCTGGAGAAGCCGACCGATGGACGGGAGGTGGTATGCCAGTCCTCCGCCTGGGACTTCTACAACGGCAAGGACTTCAG GATAAAGAAGTGCACCGAGGTGACCATAGAAGACCTGCTCTCCATCTTCCACCAGATGGGCCATATCCAGTACTTCTTGCAGTACAAGAACCTCTCTATGATCTTCCGCGCAGGCGCCAACCCAGCCTTCGAAGAGGCCGTGGGGTCAGTGATCACCCTCTCGGTCTCCTCCCATAAGCACCTGGTCAACAGAGGCTTGCTCAGCATCCAGAACCAGGACGCAG AGGACGAGGTCAATTACCTGATGGGCATTGCCCTGGACAAGATTGCCTTCATCCCCTTTGGCTACCTGGTGGACGTGTTTCGCTGGAAGGTCTTTGATGGCACCATCCATAGGGAACTCTACAACCAGGAGTGGTGGAACCTCAG GTTGAAGTACCAGGGCCTGTGCCCCCCAGTTCCTCGGACAGAGGATGACTTTGATCCAGGCGCCAAGTATCACGTTGCCGCCGGCGTGCCCTACATACG GTACTTCCTCAGCTTAGTTCTCCAGTTCCAGTTCCATGAAGCACTGTGCAAGGCCTCAGGCCACGAGGGTCCACTGCACCGGTGTAACATCTATAATTCTAAAATTGCTGGGAAGATGCTGGG GGATGCCCTAAAGCTGGGCTCGAGCAAGCCCTGGCCAGAGGTTCTAAAGAATCTGACTGGGCAGTCTGAGATGTCTACAAAGGCCTTCGTAAGCTACTTCAAGCCCCTCACAAATTGGCTGGTCACCGAAAATGTGCGGCGGGGGGAGACCCTGGGATGGCCAGACTTCAGCTGCAGCTTTGAAG aaaaagagaagaacaGGGTGGCATTCCTGGGTCAGGAGGTGGAACGCAACCAGGCCAACACTGGGCAATGGCTGCTGCTGGTCCTGAGCATCATCCTGAGCCTGGTGGTCCTGATGCTGGCCTACAGGCTGTACTCCCAGAGCCAAATGTCACTGCCCCCAGAAAGCCAGGCCAGCTTCCTGGGCATACCCATGGAGGCCCACAAGGCTATCCAAGGCCAGTGGCTGCTGCTGGGCCTCTGCCTCATTCTGCTACTAAGCTCAATCAGCTTGACCATCAGGGTTTCCACACAGCACAAGAAGGAGCCTCAGTTGGAGACAGCTGAATGGTGGAGCTTAGAGTAG
- the KCNH6 gene encoding LOW QUALITY PROTEIN: potassium voltage-gated channel subfamily H member 6 (The sequence of the model RefSeq protein was modified relative to this genomic sequence to represent the inferred CDS: substituted 2 bases at 2 genomic stop codons) translates to MPVRRGHVAPQNTYLDTIIRKFEGQSRKFLIANAQMENCAIIYCNDGFCELFGYSRVEVMQRPCTCDFLTGPNTPRSAVSRLAQALLGAEECKVDILYYRKDASSFRCLVDVVPVKNEEGVVIMFILNFEDLAQLLAKSGSCSLSQRLLSQSFLGSEGAHRRPGGQGPGPGRVKYRTISQIPQFTLNFVEFNLEKHRSGSAAEIEIIAPHKVVERAQNVTEKVTQVLSLGADVLPEYQLQAPRVHRGTILHYSPFKAVWDWLVLLLVLYTAVFTPYSAAFLLSDEDEARRGDCGYTCSPLTVVDLIVDIMFVVDIVINFRTTYVNANDEVVSHPRRIAVHYFKGWFLIDMVAAIPFDLLIFRTGSDETTTLIGLLKTARLLRLVRVARKLDRYSEYGAAVLFLLMCTFALIAHWLACIWYAIGNVERPYLEPKIGWLDSLGAQLGKHYNGSDPASGPSVRDKYVTALYFTFSSLTSVGFGNVSPNTNSEKVFSICVMLIGSLMYASIFGNVSAIIQRLYSGTARYHAQMLRVKEFIRFHQIPSPLRQRLEEYFQHAWSYTNGFDMNAVLKGFPECLQADICLHLHRELLQHCPAFRGASKGCLRALAVKFKTTHAPPGDTLVHLGDVLSTLYFISRGSIEILRDDVVVAILGKNDIFGEPVSLHARPGKSSADVRALTYCDLHKIQRTELLEVLATYPTFADSFWSKLEVTFNLRDVDGGLQPSPQQAPGSQDHQGSFLSNIHPGAASALSTSEASGLWPELLQQVPPSHSPPIPEGGPDSWSQELGSRLEQLQAQLNRLEFQMTSDIRCILQLLQQPLPQGRTHSILGTPASSDLPLFPVASGAQSPGPRLPQDSLPSAQTSSCGDLDKXRLKSRNSSSAMHQLLVATSKALTPSSKQETPEGLLSPLAXPTCPPGVQGPICGSHFPSVPEFLGSVSKQLEFQRYGSDPGFAGS, encoded by the exons ATGCCAGTCCGCAGGGGCCACGTCGCGCCCCAAAACACTTATCTGGACACCATCATCCGCAAATTCGAGGGCCAGA GTCGTAAGTTCCTGATCGCCAATGCTCAGATGGAGAACTGCGCCATCATTTACTGCAATGACGGCTTCTGCGAACTCTTCGGTTACTCCCGCGTGGAGGTGATGCAGCGGCCCTGCACCTGCGACTTCCTCACAGGCCCCAACACCCCGCGCAGTGCCGTGTCCCGTCTGGCACAGGCCCTGCTGGGGGCTGAGGAGTGCAAGGTGGACATCCTCTACTACCGCAAGGATG CCTCCAGCTTCCGCTGCCTGGTGGACGTGGTGCCCGTGAAGAACGAGGAGGGGGTCGTGATCATGTTCATCCTCAACTTTGAGGACCTGGCCCAGCTCCTGGCCAAGAGTGGGAGCTGCAGCCTGTCCCAGCGCCTGCTGTCCCAGAGCTTCCTGGGCTCCG AGGGCGCTCACAGGAGGCCAGGAGGACAGGGGCCTGGCCCGGGCAGAGTCAAGTACAGGACCATCAGCCAGATCCCACAGTTCACACTCAACTTTGTGGAGTTCAACCTGGAGAAGCACCGCTCTGGCTCTGCCGCCGAGATCGAGATCATCGCGCCCCACAAGGTGGTGGAGCGGGCACAGAACGTCACCGAGAAGGTCACCCAG gtcctGTCCCTGGGCGCGGACGTGCTGCCGGAGTACCAGCTGCAGGCGCCACGCGTCCACCGCGGGACCATCCTGCACTACAGCCCCTTCAAGGCTGTGTGGGACTGGCTCGTCCTGCTGCTGGTCCTCTACACGGCTGTCTTCACGCCCTACTCAGCCGCCTTCCTGCTCAGTGACGAGGACGAGGCGCGGCGGGGGGACTGCGGCTACACCTGCAGCCCGCTCACCGTAGTGGACCTCATCGTGGACATCATGTTCGTCGTGGACATCGTCATCAACTTCCGCACCACCTATGTCAACGCCAACGACGAGGTGGTCAGCCACCCCCGCCGCATTGCCGTCCACTACTTCAAGGGCTGGTTCCTCATTGACATGGTGGCTGCCATCCCCTTTGACCTGCTCATCTTCCGCACTGGTTCTGACGAG acCACCACCCTGATCGGGCTGCTGAAGACTGCGCGGCTGCTGCGGCTGGTGCGCGTGGCACGGAAGCTGGACCGCTACTCCGAGTATGGGGCGGCCGTGCTCTTCCTGCTCATGTGCACCTTTGCACTCATCGCGCACTGGCTGGCCTGCATCTGGTACGCCATCGGCAATGTGGAGCGGCCCTACCTCGAGCCCAAGATTGGCTGGCTGGACAGCCTGGGCGCGCAGCTCGGCAAGCACTACAATGGCAGCGACCCGGCCTCAGGACCCTCAGTCCGGGACAAGTACGTCACGGCCCTCTACTTCACCTTCAGTAGCCTCACCAGCGTGGGCTTCGGCAACGTCTCACCCAACACCAACTCCGAGAAGGTCTTCTCGATCTGCGTCATGCTCATTGGCT CCCTCATGTATGCCAGCATCTTCGGCAACGTCTCCGCCATCATCCAGCGCCTGTACTCGGGCACCGCGCGCTACCACGCGCAGATGCTGCGCGTCAAGGAGTTCATCCGCTTCCACCAGATCCCCAGCCCGCTGCGGCAGCGCCTCGAGGAGTACTTCCAGCACGCCTGGTCCTATACCAACGGCTTCGACATGAACGCG GTGCTGAAGGGCTTCCCCGAGTGCCTGCAGGCCGACATCTGCCTGCACCTGCACCGCGAGCTGCTGCAGCACTGCCCGGCCTTCCGCGGCGCCAGCAAGGGCTGCCTGCGCGCGCTCGCCGTCAAGTTCAAGACAACGCACGCGCCGCCTGGAGACACGCTGGTGCACCTCGGCGACGTGCTCTCTACGCTCTACTTCATCTCCCGCGGCTCCATCGAGATCCTGCGCGACGACGTGGTCGTGGCCATCCTAG GGAAGAACGACATCTTTGGGGAGCCCGTTAGCCTCCATGCCCGGCCGGGCAAGTCCAGTGCAGATGTGCGGGCACTGACCTACTGTGACCTGCACAAGATCCAGCGGACAGAGCTGCTGGAGGTGCTGGCCACGTACCCCACCTTCGCAGACAGCTTCTGGAGTAAGCTGGAGGTCACCTTCAACCTGCGGGAT GTAGACGGGGGTCTCCAGCCATCACCCCAACAGGCTCCAGGCAGCCAAGACCACCAAGGCTCCTTCCTCAGCAACATCCATCCAG GTGCAGCCTCTGCCCTGAGCACTTCAGAGGCCTCTGGCCTCTGGCCTGAGTTGCTGCAGCAAGTGCCCCCAAGTCACAGTCCCCCAATCCCTGAGGGAGGTCCAGACAGCTGGTCTCAGGAGCTAGGCTCCAGGCTGGAGCAGCTGCAGGCCCAGCTGAACAG GCTCGAGTTCCAGATGACCTCAGACATCAGGTGCATCCTACAGCTCCTtcagcagcccctgccccagggccGCACCCACTCTATCCTGGGAACCCCTGCCTCCAGTGACCTGCCGTTGTTTCCTGTGGCCTCGGGAGCTCAGAGTCCTGGGCCCAGGCTGCCCCAGGACAGCCTGCCCTCTGCACAG ACCTCGAGCTGTGGTGACTTGGACAAATGAAGGCTGAAGAGCAGGAATTCCTCCTCTGCGATGCATCAACTGCTGGTGGCAACAAGCAAAGCTCTGACACCATCCTCGAAACAGGAGACACCCGAGGGGCTTCTGTCGCCTCTGGCCTAACCTACATGTCCCCCGGGGGTTCAGGGGCCCATCTGTGGTTCTCACTTCCCTTCTGTCCCTGAATTCCTTGGCTCTGTCTCCAAGCAGCTGGAGTTCCAGAGGTATGGCTCAGATCCTGGATTTGCAGGAAGTTAG